The Methanobacterium sp. sequence AAATATAACTGAAACAGTGAGTTAAAATACAGAATAACCAAAAAAAAATTTGATAATTAATTTAAAGACAAGAGGTGAATAATTTGAAAGTAGAATGGAAAAATGAGGATTTAAAAAGTGAATTAATAATGAACACACTTGAGTATCTAGGTAGAAACCAGAATGTTTCCATTAAAGACCTGGCAGATTACACCGGACAGGAATATATTTTAATAGCCTTTTTAATGCAGGATCTGGAAAATAAAGGCATCATAAAATCAGAAAAAATTTTTAACCTGAATAAATAAGTTAAATTTAGCAAGATGTTTCAAATAAGAAATTAAATTTTAAATTATCTAGAAAGTTATTTTTTTAAATATTAAAAAACTAATTTTATCTTGAAAAATCAGTTAATAAAGGAATATACTGTTTTAGTTATTTGAATAATAGCACTTTAAGCTCGCTCAAGTTATCCCCTATAAACTGTTCTGCCTTTGGATCTGCAAGTATTTTTAACTGTTCATGTCCTTTTTCAGGGTGAGATCTAGCTAATAATTCCTGAAGCTCTGGAACCGGCATTTCAATGACTATTTTTATTTTCTCAATTTCTTCATCACTTAGCTGATCTTTATAGTTTTCTATTTGAGATCTAAACTTTTTCACCACATTCATGTTTCTAGAAACAGCCATTTTTAATATTACAACTGGAACTTTGGTAAATAAGTCCACTACACCCATAACATCTTCTTCAGTTATATTTCTTTCCTGAAACTCCATTTAAAACCCCTTTTATAAATATTTAATATTGAACTACTTGATAATTTTAAACTGTATCTATTAGAACTTTTCCAATATATTTTATTATGGATTAAAGCTATACATTTGATATAATCTTATTTAAAGAATATCACTTAATATGCATAAATAGAACAATAAAGGAGCAGAATATGAATAAAGTATCTTCAACTGAACTGGAAGACCGCATGACACGTTTTAAAACACAGATGGATATATCCAATCCAGAATGGGAAATAGCCGTAGTTTTCAGTAAAATAAATCAATATTACTTTACAGGAACTATGCAGGATGGAATGCTACTTATTCCAAGAGACAGTGAAGCAACATTCTGGGTACGGCGTAGCTTTGAAAGGGCGACTTATGAATCATTATTTTCACAGATAAAATCCATGAAAAGTTTTCGAGATGCTGCAAAAAGTGTAGATAAACTTCCAGACACAGTTTACCTTGAAACTGAAACAGTCCCATTGGCATTATATGGTCGGTTTCAAAAGCATTTTCCTTTTAAGGATGTTAAACCTGTAGATACCAGTATCGCTGCAGTAAGAGCTGTTAAAAGTGAATATGAACTGAGGTTAATGAGAAAAGCAGGTGAAATCCACCAGCGCGTGCTGGAAGATATAGTTCCAGAGATACTGGTTGAGGGAATGAGCGAAGCAGATCTTGCAGCAGAGCTGTTTAAAGTCATGGTAGATGAAGGATATCAGGGAATAACTCGTTTTGGCATGTTTGATACCGAAATGGTACTTGGCCATATTGGTTTTGGTGAAAGTTCGATCTACCCATCTTATTTTGATGGGGCCAGTGGAAATTACGGGATGGGTCCGGCAGTGCCGCTTCTTGGAAGCCGTGAACGGAAGCTGAAGAAGGGAGATCTGGTATATATTGATATTGGATCCGGAGTAGAAGGCTACAATACAGATAAAACCACGACATACATGTTCGGCAGTTCTCTTCCCCAGTACGCCATAGATATCCACAAAAAATGTGTGGATATACAAAATGAAATAGCAGCAATGCTAAAACCTGGAGCAATTCCATCACAAATTTATAACCACATAATGAACAGTTTAAACGATGATTTTCTACAGAATTTCATGGGATTTGGTAACCGCAAGGTCAAGTTTTTAGGCCATGGAATAGGTTTACTAATCGATGAACTGCCGGTAATAGCAGAAAGATTTGATAGCCCCATTCAAGAAGGAATGACCTTTGCAGTAGAACCCAAAAATGGAATTAAAGATATTGGAATGGTAGGAATTGAAAACACATTTATAGTAACTGCTGCAGGCGGTAAAAGCATCACTGGAAATAACCCCGGCTTAATTCCAGTATTCTAATTTAAATTTCATATAAAATTAGGCTGAGTAAACTCAGTCATTATTTTTATTATTTAAAAAGTTAAAAAAAATTTTTATTTATAAAATCAATCAGTACGCCGGTAATAGTGCCTCAAAGTCTCTGCAACCCGTTCTTCATCAAAATTTTCCTCACCCAAACAGCAGGAAGTTGATGATCCGTCCAGGCAAAAGTAAAGCGTAGGAGTTCCTGTTTCCAGATCGTTTTC is a genomic window containing:
- a CDS encoding Xaa-Pro peptidase family protein, whose protein sequence is MNKVSSTELEDRMTRFKTQMDISNPEWEIAVVFSKINQYYFTGTMQDGMLLIPRDSEATFWVRRSFERATYESLFSQIKSMKSFRDAAKSVDKLPDTVYLETETVPLALYGRFQKHFPFKDVKPVDTSIAAVRAVKSEYELRLMRKAGEIHQRVLEDIVPEILVEGMSEADLAAELFKVMVDEGYQGITRFGMFDTEMVLGHIGFGESSIYPSYFDGASGNYGMGPAVPLLGSRERKLKKGDLVYIDIGSGVEGYNTDKTTTYMFGSSLPQYAIDIHKKCVDIQNEIAAMLKPGAIPSQIYNHIMNSLNDDFLQNFMGFGNRKVKFLGHGIGLLIDELPVIAERFDSPIQEGMTFAVEPKNGIKDIGMVGIENTFIVTAAGGKSITGNNPGLIPVF